From the genome of bacterium, one region includes:
- a CDS encoding SPASM domain-containing protein: MQRLPVLSREAISDDLLRNWPLSYLREIQIELGKQCNVRCIMCYQTDFSPATRAAEIIWKERLAPAYPNAETISFSGGEPTILPGAIHLLKTVLDGYPHLKLNAVSNGIQFKGIWEDAFLKMGGELNISLNAVSPDVYAKVVQFGRQQDVMANIDRLIARRASEGSNLWLRISMVVLDETVQELGDFIQWAADHGIDEVMFHTDYLSGIRRTPAETVRKHVAHAYDVADRNPQVRIQLLESFDRVFALQHGLEPIRPQAAKPRATRPCNIPFDYIAINPDGSAFPCCKSWYTIGNLVKSDLQTVWTSPAAYKFRRRMLGMDFGNCMVACDMNANPAHPKIADARKAVAVFRREPKSAVKKGLRRFGLTSAQIELPEGVKPKATA, encoded by the coding sequence ATGCAGAGACTACCCGTTCTAAGTCGCGAGGCCATTTCCGATGACCTCTTGCGCAACTGGCCGCTAAGCTACTTGCGCGAGATACAGATCGAGTTGGGCAAGCAGTGCAACGTGCGCTGCATTATGTGCTATCAGACCGACTTCAGTCCGGCGACGCGTGCTGCGGAGATTATCTGGAAAGAACGCCTCGCGCCGGCTTACCCGAATGCCGAGACAATCTCGTTTTCGGGCGGTGAGCCGACGATCTTGCCCGGCGCGATCCATCTTCTCAAGACCGTCTTGGATGGTTATCCGCATCTTAAGCTCAATGCCGTTTCGAATGGTATCCAGTTCAAGGGCATTTGGGAAGATGCCTTCTTGAAAATGGGCGGTGAGCTGAATATCAGCTTGAATGCGGTCTCGCCCGACGTCTACGCAAAAGTCGTGCAGTTCGGACGACAGCAGGATGTGATGGCCAACATTGACAGACTCATCGCCCGCCGCGCGTCCGAAGGATCAAACCTCTGGCTTCGCATCAGCATGGTGGTCCTCGACGAAACAGTGCAGGAGCTGGGCGATTTCATTCAATGGGCCGCTGATCACGGCATTGATGAAGTGATGTTTCACACTGACTATCTTAGCGGTATTCGCAGAACGCCGGCTGAGACTGTCCGAAAGCACGTGGCCCACGCTTATGATGTTGCTGATCGAAACCCGCAAGTTCGGATTCAGCTACTTGAGTCATTCGATCGTGTTTTCGCTCTGCAGCACGGACTGGAACCGATTCGCCCCCAAGCAGCGAAGCCGCGTGCAACTCGGCCATGCAATATTCCGTTTGACTACATTGCGATTAACCCCGACGGCTCGGCGTTTCCCTGCTGTAAGTCGTGGTACACGATCGGCAACCTTGTAAAATCGGATTTGCAGACCGTGTGGACGAGCCCGGCCGCATACAAATTCAGGCGACGAATGCTCGGCATGGACTTCGGGAATTGCATGGTGGCCTGTGACATGAACGCGAACCCGGCGCATCCTAAGATCGCGGATGCACGAAAGGCCGTGGCTGTCTTCCGCCGCGAACCAAAATCCGCCGTCAAGAAAGGTCTTCGCCGCTTCGGGTTGACGAGCGCCCAAATTGAATTGCCGGAGGGTGTCAAGCCCAAGGCAACCGCTTAA
- a CDS encoding alpha-ketoacid dehydrogenase subunit beta, with protein sequence MPVMTMVQALTNALDVKLADDPSVLCFGEDVGVEGGVFRVTEHLQKKHGVKRVFDTPLAESSIAGACIGMSVMGLRPVAEMQFDGFVYPAMNQIITHISRYRYRTRGQRNIPCVIRFPYGGGVKALELHSEAMEAMYAHIPGLKVVIPSTPYDAKGLMISAIEDNDPVIFQEPKRLYRAMKQEVPDGLYRIPIGKAKVEKEGRDMTVVSWGAMMHVCRKALESIEKDHINIELIDLRSIYPLDWDTLTASIKKTGRLLVVQEGPKSFGVAAELIAMANEKCFEYLEAPPMRLCGNDTIPPLPRSEDLYCPTPERVHYYCRRLADYQM encoded by the coding sequence ATGCCCGTAATGACCATGGTGCAGGCGCTGACCAATGCGCTCGATGTGAAGCTGGCCGACGACCCGTCTGTCCTGTGCTTCGGCGAAGACGTCGGCGTTGAAGGCGGCGTGTTCCGCGTCACCGAACATCTGCAAAAGAAACACGGCGTCAAACGCGTGTTCGACACGCCGCTGGCCGAATCATCCATCGCCGGAGCGTGCATCGGCATGTCCGTGATGGGACTGCGTCCCGTCGCCGAAATGCAGTTCGACGGTTTCGTCTATCCCGCGATGAATCAGATCATCACGCACATCTCCCGCTATCGCTACCGCACGCGCGGCCAGCGCAATATTCCGTGCGTCATCCGCTTCCCCTATGGCGGTGGCGTGAAGGCGCTCGAGTTGCACTCGGAAGCGATGGAAGCGATGTACGCGCACATTCCCGGTTTGAAAGTCGTCATTCCTTCGACGCCCTACGACGCGAAGGGGTTGATGATCTCCGCGATTGAAGACAACGATCCGGTGATCTTCCAGGAACCGAAGCGTCTCTATCGCGCCATGAAGCAGGAAGTGCCGGACGGGCTCTACCGCATTCCCATCGGCAAGGCCAAAGTGGAAAAAGAAGGCCGTGACATGACCGTCGTCTCGTGGGGCGCGATGATGCACGTCTGCCGCAAGGCGCTCGAGTCCATTGAGAAAGATCACATCAACATTGAGTTGATTGATCTGCGCTCCATCTACCCGCTTGATTGGGATACGCTGACGGCCTCGATCAAGAAAACGGGCCGGCTGCTCGTGGTGCAGGAGGGTCCCAAGAGCTTCGGCGTGGCCGCCGAGCTGATCGCGATGGCCAACGAGAAATGCTTCGAGTATCTCGAAGCGCCGCCGATGCGCCTGTGCGGGAACGACACTATTCCACCACTGCCGCGCTCGGAAGATCTGTACTGCCCGACTCCGGAACGCGTGCACTACTACTGCCGCAGGCTCGCGGATTATCAGATGTAA